A portion of the Polaribacter cellanae genome contains these proteins:
- a CDS encoding M48 family metallopeptidase: MKKIAILLLTVFLLTECSKVPITGRNRINFVSDSQVLPASFAKYKGFLEENKISNNREMTNQVKTVGKNISAAVDRFMRANNMVEEANSYRWEFNLIEDKTVNAWCMPGGKVVFYTGIMPICANEDGVAAVMGHEIAHAFAKHGQERMSQGQLQQIGGLAVALGTSGKSKQSQQIWNTAFGIGSGLGMLKFSRTHEQEADRLGLVFMIMAGYNGAEAAEVWVRMSHRKGGKQGLEILSTHPTNASRIRDLRTYLPTAKKYAEKFNRTGNATIRQ; the protein is encoded by the coding sequence ATGAAAAAAATAGCAATTCTATTATTAACTGTTTTTTTACTTACAGAATGTTCTAAAGTACCAATTACTGGAAGAAATAGAATTAATTTTGTAAGTGATTCGCAAGTTTTACCTGCCAGTTTTGCAAAGTATAAAGGATTTTTAGAAGAAAATAAAATATCTAATAATCGCGAAATGACCAATCAAGTAAAAACCGTTGGTAAAAATATTTCTGCAGCTGTAGATCGTTTTATGCGTGCAAATAATATGGTGGAAGAAGCAAATTCTTATAGGTGGGAATTTAATTTAATTGAAGATAAAACAGTAAATGCTTGGTGTATGCCTGGAGGAAAAGTTGTTTTTTACACAGGTATCATGCCAATTTGCGCAAATGAAGATGGTGTTGCAGCAGTAATGGGGCATGAGATTGCACACGCGTTTGCAAAACATGGTCAAGAAAGAATGTCTCAAGGACAATTGCAACAAATAGGAGGTTTGGCAGTTGCTTTAGGAACTTCTGGAAAAAGTAAACAGTCTCAACAAATTTGGAATACAGCCTTTGGTATTGGTTCTGGTTTAGGAATGTTAAAATTTAGTAGAACTCACGAGCAAGAAGCAGATAGATTAGGTTTGGTTTTTATGATTATGGCTGGCTATAATGGTGCTGAAGCTGCAGAAGTTTGGGTACGAATGAGCCATAGAAAAGGAGGAAAGCAAGGTCTAGAAATTTTAAGCACACATCCAACAAATGCTTCAAGAATTAGAGATTTAAGAACATATTTACCAACTGCTAAAAAGTATGCAGAAAAATTTAATAGAACTGGAAACGCTACTATAAGGCAATAG
- a CDS encoding MFS transporter → MKLKIGDKKLINAWAFYDWANSVYSLVISTAVFPLFYSAITDGKTVYLLGMKWDYPDTLYSYALSFSFLIVAFMSPILSAIADYTGNKLKFMKFFCWLGGLSVMSMFFFKDLTTAWVGIICTVLASVGFWSSIVFYNSYLPEVAHPHQQDKASAKGFIYGYVGSVILLIISLAMIMSQSDDAIKLTMMRYSFVMVGLWWIGFAQITFKKLPNNVHNRKPEKDYIWKGFKELKKVWIELKNYPTLRNFLVAFFLLSVGVQTIILLATIFGKSELGLDTMNLIITVLLIQIVAILGAKIFTNISEKYGNIKALKITLIIWILVCFSAFLLEKNLPNVDIYFYCLGGLLGLVLGAIQSLTRSTYSKLLPKTYDNATFFSFYDVTEKIAIVLGTFVFGFLIYLTESMQWSVLSLALFFVASFIVLSRLKKTEYVY, encoded by the coding sequence ATGAAACTAAAAATAGGAGATAAAAAATTAATAAACGCTTGGGCATTTTACGATTGGGCGAATTCAGTATATTCTTTAGTAATTAGTACAGCAGTTTTTCCATTGTTTTACAGTGCAATTACAGACGGAAAAACAGTTTATTTATTAGGAATGAAATGGGATTATCCAGACACTTTATACAGTTATGCTTTGTCTTTTTCCTTTTTAATAGTTGCATTTATGTCGCCAATTTTATCTGCAATTGCAGATTATACAGGAAATAAACTAAAGTTTATGAAGTTTTTCTGTTGGTTGGGAGGTCTCTCTGTAATGAGTATGTTTTTTTTTAAAGATTTAACGACTGCTTGGGTAGGAATTATTTGTACAGTTTTGGCAAGTGTTGGTTTTTGGTCGAGTATCGTTTTTTACAATTCTTATTTGCCTGAAGTTGCACATCCACATCAACAAGATAAAGCAAGTGCAAAGGGTTTTATTTATGGCTATGTGGGTTCTGTAATATTACTAATAATAAGTTTAGCGATGATTATGTCTCAATCAGATGATGCTATAAAACTAACCATGATGCGTTATTCTTTTGTAATGGTGGGACTTTGGTGGATTGGTTTTGCACAAATTACTTTTAAAAAATTACCTAACAATGTGCACAATAGAAAGCCAGAGAAAGATTACATCTGGAAAGGTTTTAAGGAGTTAAAAAAAGTATGGATTGAATTAAAAAACTACCCAACATTAAGAAATTTTTTAGTCGCTTTTTTCTTACTAAGTGTTGGAGTACAAACCATTATTTTATTAGCTACAATTTTTGGAAAGTCGGAGTTAGGTTTAGATACCATGAATTTAATTATAACTGTTTTACTAATACAAATTGTGGCAATTTTAGGAGCGAAAATTTTCACCAATATTTCTGAAAAATATGGAAATATTAAAGCATTAAAAATAACTTTAATAATTTGGATTTTAGTTTGTTTTAGTGCTTTTCTATTAGAAAAAAACTTACCTAATGTAGATATTTATTTTTACTGTTTAGGAGGTCTTTTAGGTTTGGTTTTAGGCGCAATACAATCGCTTACAAGATCTACATATTCTAAATTATTACCAAAAACGTATGACAATGCTACCTTTTTTAGTTTTTACGATGTAACTGAAAAAATAGCGATTGTTTTAGGAACTTTTGTGTTTGGATTCTTAATTTATTTAACAGAATCTATGCAATGGAGTGTGCTTTCTTTGGCATTATTTTTTGTTGCTTCTTTTATTGTTTTAAGTAGGTTAAAGAAGACAGAATATGTGTATTAA
- a CDS encoding CDP-alcohol phosphatidyltransferase family protein gives MSKIPKKHQFIDLSDYGRPIAKIIANTLKNTSFTPIHVTIAFVVSGFIGVFCIVKGYYWLAAFFFILKSILDAADGELARIKETPSYTGRFLDSVSDIILNFIIFITLWQLTEISIWWTLLAFFGIQLQGTLYNYYYVILRNRFEGDTTSRIFENSTPIALTGEKQKHVNTLYFIYKALYGIFDEIIYALDRNAPKGKPFPNWLMSLVSTFGLGFQLLIISLFLVLGIKEIIIPFFIAYSGMIFVFILIRKVFY, from the coding sequence ATGTCGAAAATACCAAAAAAACATCAATTTATAGATTTATCGGATTATGGGAGACCAATTGCTAAGATTATTGCAAACACCTTAAAAAATACCTCTTTTACTCCTATTCATGTAACTATTGCCTTTGTAGTTTCTGGTTTTATCGGTGTTTTTTGCATTGTAAAAGGTTATTATTGGTTAGCTGCCTTTTTCTTTATTTTAAAATCTATTTTAGATGCTGCAGATGGCGAGCTTGCCAGAATAAAAGAAACGCCTTCTTACACAGGCAGGTTTTTAGATTCTGTTTCCGATATTATTTTAAACTTTATTATTTTTATTACACTTTGGCAATTGACAGAAATTAGTATTTGGTGGACTTTACTCGCTTTTTTCGGAATTCAATTACAAGGAACTTTGTACAATTACTATTATGTAATTTTAAGAAATCGTTTCGAAGGCGATACCACAAGTAGAATTTTTGAAAACTCCACCCCTATTGCTTTAACAGGAGAAAAGCAAAAACATGTAAATACGCTCTACTTTATTTACAAAGCTTTATATGGTATTTTTGATGAAATAATTTATGCTTTAGACAGAAATGCACCAAAAGGAAAACCATTTCCTAATTGGTTAATGTCTTTGGTTTCTACTTTTGGTTTAGGTTTTCAATTATTAATAATTAGTCTCTTTTTGGTTTTAGGCATAAAAGAAATTATTATTCCTTTTTTTATTGCATATTCTGGAATGATTTTCGTTTTTATATTGATAAGGAAAGTGTTTTATTAA